From Musa acuminata AAA Group cultivar baxijiao chromosome BXJ3-8, Cavendish_Baxijiao_AAA, whole genome shotgun sequence, one genomic window encodes:
- the LOC103996345 gene encoding molybdopterin synthase catalytic subunit, translating into MAEEEKVEAEEKDLIEILEPSSGPIDLARYVDYVRDPAAGAIATFEGTTRDTFEGKRVVELRYEAYVPMAARRLAAVCAEARAAWPVLRVAVAHRLGTVGVGEASVFVAASAVHRAEAMEACRYVIDEVKASVPIWKKEVYENGEVWKENREFLERREAAVGPVPERKKAACCCGSKVRVDEAATDGKISAV; encoded by the coding sequence ATGGCAGAGGAGGAGAAGGTAGAGGCGGAGGAGAAGGACCTCATCGAGATCCTGGAGCCGTCTTCCGGCCCGATCGACCTGGCCAGGTACGTTGACTACGTGCGCGACCCGGCGGCGGGGGCCATCGCCACCTTCGAGGGCACGACGCGCGACACCTTCGAGGGGAAGCGCGTGGTGGAGCTCCGGTACGAGGCGTACGTGCCGATGGCGGCGCGGCGGCTGGCGGCCGTGTGCGCGGAGGCCCGCGCGGCCTGGCCGGTCCTCCGCGTGGCGGTGGCGCACCGCCTGGGGACGGTGGGTGTGGGGGAGGCGAGCGTGTTCGTGGCGGCGTCAGCGGTGCACCGGGCGGAGGCGATGGAGGCGTGCCGCTACGTCATCGACGAGGTGAAGGCATCGGTGCCGATATGGAAGAAGGAGGTGTACGAGAACGGGGAGGTGTGGAAGGAGAACCGGGAGTTCTTGGAGAGGAGGGAGGCGGCCGTCGGCCCGGTCCCGGAGCGTAAGAAGGCGGCGTGCTGCTGCGGGAGCAAGGTGAGGGTGGATGAGGC